GGGCTGAAGAAAAGACAATGGGCCTTATCAAGAACATTCTTGATCCGACGGATTTTGATAACTTAACTAGGCTCATCCTTGCAAATGCTATGTACTTCAAAGGTGCATGGGAAGAGCCGTTCGCTGCATCAAAGACGAGGGACCATGATTTTCAACTTCTTAATGGCACATCAATCAAGGCTCCCTTCATGACCAGCAAGAAGGACCAATTTATTGGTGTTTTTGATGATTTCAAAGTGCTTAGACTCTCTTATGACCAAGGTAACGATGATCGTCACTTCTCCATGTACATTTTCCTTCCAAATGCAAATGATGGGCTGTCGGCTTTGGTTGAGCAAGTGACTTCTGAATCTGAGTTTCTAGAACGCCATCTTCCTTGTCAAGAAGTGAAAGTAGGTGATTTTAGGATTCCAAAATTTGAGATTTCTTTCGGACTGGACATTTCTAATGTGGTGAAGGAGATGGGACTAGTTTTGCCTTTCTCCGAAGATTATGCAGATTTTACAAAAATTGCGACTCCTCTAGATGAGCCTCCTCTATGTGTTTCCAACATAGTACAAAAGTCTTTTATCGAAGTGAATGAAGAAGGCACTGAAGCTGCAGTTGTGACTGCTATACAAGTGAGGTGTGGGTCTCTAAGGATACGTTTTTTACCAAAAGTGATAGATTTTGTAGCTGACCACCCTTTTCTCTTCATAATTAGAGAAGATTGGTCTAAAACAATCCTCTTTACAGGACAAGTGCTTAATCCTCTTCATGATTGAAATGATATCATCAATGGCCACTTCGGAGAATAACAAAATCATTAGtgatttgaatatttttttgtgattttctcATTATTTTTATTCGTTACAATAGGACTTTAGTTGCTTTAAATGTGATGAAAGGTAAGACATGTTTAATTTATTCATGTATAATCTCAATAATTCAGTTTAATACTTTTCTCGACTTTTTGGCACATAAAAATGAGTAACCGCTAGAAATTACTTGAAATGTTTCGCGTTACATACGAGCCGAGAAGGGTTTTTAACCGAGAAAAGCAAGCAGCCGATCAAGCGGAGCAGGAATCGCCTAATGGTTCGAACTTGGACAATATTGGAAAAAGATACACGGGTCTTAGACCCACAACAAATATATTATACAAAAGTTCATGAAGGCCTACACGTGTAGAAAATGATTTAGCGGTTCATCCTTGAAAATAGGGAGAGCGTTTATGGCTCAAAGAACCAGCCGGAGCAGGAAGCTCGCATGAAATATAATTATACCGGGAAATGCGGGTAGTGGTGGGAGTTACTAACCACCGTAGGTTAACTGAATTTGCCTTTATAAATAGAGAAAGTgttatttttacaaaaaaaaaagacaactCATCCATCaataaaaactacaaattttCTGCATTTATCTTTTCCTTTATATTTCAATGCCTTTACTTTTTAgtctttaaattttatttacagTCCCTCAGCCATTTACCTTTCAAGTACTTTATTTATTCAGCTTTATGTCATTTATTTTCAGTCGATTTAAGCCTTTGTTTACCCATTTTCGTCTAGCCTTAGTTTTGTAGGTATCCTTTCGATACAAACTCTTCAACAACGATCACTAAGAGCTTTTCGGAGTGTCTAAGGAACCTGCATTGAGAAACAGAGTCTCTTGCTCAAGTAATCGCTCGATTAGAGAATTGTTACGTTGGTTTTCCAGCCAACCTAAACGGCTACCTAATCCCCAAAATTATTTGTAAACCAACACGACTTTATTTATTTAGTGTTGAAACGAAGAAATTACAATTAATATAAGTTTAATAAATTGAATTTATAATTGAATGTTAAATaatgaaaaacataaaataaaactactaaaaggattaaatatgtttttaattttagttaaattaaaacatttttattttattttccgttacaattttatttttttagtatttATGAAGTATAAAACTCATGTTTTTAGTCTCTCATCTAATCTCATACAACAATCTAAATTCGAACCAAAAAAGTGTAAGTCCATATAAGTGATACCCTCTCGCCATAggattcaataaaaataaagaagaaattcatgaaataaaataatcattCATATATAACTGAAAAGTATTAAAGCATAGGCTAGAGAAAACTACGTCAAATCTTCAGTACAAAAGAGAAACTAGTGAAGGATGGTCATAAGAAGGATTATAAAGATAAAATAGAACCAAGAAGCTCCAGAGATGACTTTAAGAATGTTCCCCTTGGTCTCCTCTGAACACCCCTGAAAACAGCTCGCAAAGATAGGTCAAAAAACGTGAAAATACCTTTTATAGCAGCGAAAGCTCATGCGACCGCTGCAAAATAAAGCGTGACGGAATCCAGAACCGCGGCATCTCACGTGATCGCATaaaaaaacaatgcaaaaaatgCAAACAAAATACTGGTGCTATTGCGGCAGTTTCGTCTGCGCTGCATAAAAAAGCAGGTGAAAACTGACACTTTTCGCGGCTGTTCTTGCATTGGAATTGACACCACATGcagattgattttttttcttccattatCTCTTcctaaaatcaaatcaaaataataaaaaataattaaaaaatgaaaaaagaaagtaaataaaagataataaataatataacaaCATAAATAAACTTATCACCTCTCAAATTAGGGGTGTCATCGGACCGGATTGGATCAGATTAGGGTGTTTAAATGTCTGAACTAGTCAAACATGTTCAGTTTGCGTTGGTTCGGATTTTCTGATTATTGCTTCTGGAcccgaaccaaaccaacccgATCTCGATTGGATTGGTTAGGTTCGGATGGTTAGATTCAGAATAAaagaatattattttaaaatttgcacaaaatttattctaaaaacgtgaaaaattaaaaaaagaatggaaactctatatgataaaaaaaaatccataatTACATATTCATACATACTAAAACCAACATCtgcaatacaaatataaataagtAACATAATGACAAACTCATAACTTAAGTCTTAATTTAAAACAAATATTGACTTATGCATAGAGTATGGAGGCATATAATatgggaaaataaaaatttgtgcAACCTTGAACAAGTGTGTGCTTAGCCCTTACCcggtgattttttttaaagaaataaaacttCATTTTCATAATATGTAATATTTTGACTTTAATAGATTTTGTGGTGGTTGTGATGGAAAGTGTTAGAATTATTTCTAAAATATATAAACTTTGAAATATGCATTTTATTACTGGTTATATTAATTAAAGTTTGAAGTTATATCAAAAGGTTGAGTTGATCCCGTGGTTGGTAACTCCTTATGCTACCTAAATGTGCAGGGTTCGAATCCTACATGTGCTGGGTTCAACCCTCTGCACAAGGCCAACCAACGTGTATACCAGACGAACCATCACGTCGATTGGTAAATATTCCGAACGTTAAATATTAATAACAGTTTTTAACGAGACTCTTCACCAAGAGATATTTCTCTTCACCAAGGGATGttaatatctctatataaagagaTACTTGGGCAGAAAAACATGATAGACATATGTACGAAAATTGGACTTTATTTTGCTAATTTCTCTCCCATTTACATTACTCCAAATCATCATAAGGCATGAGTGAAGTGTGCGAATCATTTTTCTGTAAACTATTATCAAAGATAGGCTTGTTGTGTTAGTGCAAATCACAACAAGGTATTCAAAGTATCCTGCAGGGAATTCGCCGGTCTTCTCAATTGCATCCAATACATATTAATTGGTGGAGGCGAATTCAACCTAAAGGTTAGTGTGTGTACACGCTTTGAATCTTCAAGTGCTTCCGTCATCAACATCCTCTTGTTCAAGTATTGCAACATCTTCCTCAACAAAGATCATTTCTAACATAAAGGAGTGGAGGAAGGGAGAGATTCTGGTAGTGGAGGAATGGAGGAGATGGAAGAAAGAACATAAAAGAATTATTTCATTGAATGCTATAACAAGTTTTCGACAATATAAATTTCTTCGGTTTGTGTTTCTGGAATACGAAGCATATACCATATGCAGGAGAAGATAATTTGTTTGATGTCTGAGTAAGTTTGTAGTGTGCAATATAGACATATTTTGTCATCATCTTAGAACATCTACTGTAAAGACTATTTTGTGGTGGAGAGGGGGTGGAGAAAGGGAGAGATTCTGGTGATGGAGGAAGGGAGGAGATTGAAGAAAGGACGTAAAAGAATTATTTTTGGGTTCTGATTCTTACAGGTTGAAGATAATGATAATGAAGAATAATTTTCTTTTGGGTTTTGGTTGTGAGAGGATGAAGGTGATAATgtaaaaaaagaatattttatttttaatttaatttaattaattacttttaaaaaattaaaaaattaaaaaaactgaGAAACCCGGTATAGGAGGTGGAAAAGAACTTGTACAAGGTTGCACAAAATAAAACTTGTGCATGTTAGATTTTCCCATAGAGTATTGTTAATCTTCAAGTATTCATTAATACAAATTATAAGCAGCAAAATGTTAAAAAACAGTGAGCATGTATCCATGTCTCTTTAAATGCAAATTATGTAATGGGGTAGAGTCTTTGAGTTGAAGTAAAAAAGTTGTAATATCATAGGGTTGGTTCGGATTCATCGGTTTTTCAATCTCTAAATCTGATACTCGAACTGATAGTGATCGGCTgcagtaaaaaaaattccaaaccGAACCAATGATCTCATCCAACAGACCTAAACGTGTTTAGTTTGGATCGGTTTGATCGAATTCACGGATCGGACTGTACCCACTTACACACATATCTCAAATATAAAGTAAATACTCctaataaaatctagaaaattaatataaaaatatatttaaaatagtaaaatacTAAAATGCATGAATTATAATAAAACTAAAAGTTTTCTAAAATCACCAAAAATAAATTGTAAATAACATATAAAACTTTGTGATAAATATATAGAAAAATAGCTTTAAATTCCGGATTATTAACCACCATAAAAGTTATGGCATGCTGCATTACCACTAGGAGAATGAGAGCAGTTGGCGGGATTTCAAATATTACCTTATGATTTCTCTGAAGAATCAAACtactcaatgttagcttattaGCAACAGGTACATTTGGCGAAAGAGAAATATCACATTTCACATGAAATGGCCTCAATTAAATCATGTCTCAAAAGATGCTATAAAATAAAGCCTTAAATCTCAAAGTTGTAACTATTCTCTATGAACTTTAATCCGTCACTAAAATTGTCACTAAGTTGCACTTTTTTAGTAATGAATCAAAGCTGGGATGAAATGTTCACCATACATAATACATAATAAATGTTAAGATATTGTTCACAAAAAGCACATTTAAAACTGCAAATATGGTTTGGAGAATATCCCAGAGATATCAATTTACAGTAGTTTGCACACTCAAATAAAATACCACAAAGAGCTCAAATGTCCTCGAAGGAtagctcaaatggtaagagttagggacataagggttgggtggggtgaagagtcccgggttcgaacccggatgagagattaatttactaacatttctaacaagtaacatttttttttcgaaagcaaaaatATATTAATGATGAAATAGTCAAATCATTTACAACCCTCCTCAAAATGGACCAAAAAGATTAGGTAAATTAGGtaaatagattattatcatattATTCAAGGTAGATATTACATCTTTAGATTTTGCTTCACTTGTCAATTGactttatctcatgaaattcattttttaatgaaaatggacgagtggtggaaacgaatgatggtgttggagatgcgcgtaaaatgatcatggttaatggatgaacaaagctcagaaaacacaacttGCATATCTCATGTCCCTAAGAATGAAACATTGCATTACTATGatataacaaaatcaaaattttaaccggTACATGAGTCTTTATTGTTAAACCGACTCATTTTGGGTAGCACAACTTAGTCTgacttaaggtaccacagcaagcaccaaAAGATTATGATATAccaggaaaaaaaaaccaacccaAATAAGGCAACCCCAAGGCCAGAAAAAGCCAAAGACAAACCCCTAAGCACCACCCCACAAAAAACCCAAAAGCCGAAGCAACACCTAAAACACACCCACCCCGACCCTAAGAAGACCTACGATGCATGATCTGAGCTGCAATCTGGGAGAGGGCTTCAGAATCTGAGCAATCTTACATCATTCTCAATCGCTTCCCCATCGGTAAGGCACTCCGGGCTCTAGTCAAGACGCCATAAGGCTCTGACAGCTCTGCAGGTAACACCATCAACTCTCTCATGGTTCCCTCCGAACCAACTTCCACTGAACCTGATCCCCTGAAGCTGACAACCTGGCAATGCTTCTTCCCACCCCTTTCTCAGATTTCTTAGGCCTtccctttgcctataaaaaaacaaaggGCTCAAATTTATGTGATTTCAGCACAAACAAAAAGTTTTTAATGAACAACATAGTAAAATTcgataaattttttaatttgacCTCTTTTAGCACCAGATTTCAACAAAGCAACCCATAATTCAAacaaaaataggtaaaaatGAGAGTAAAAAGGCACACcacaaagcaaataaaatattgTATTTATCGAGATTTATAAATTAAACAACCTGTAATTTGTAATAAGTGACAAATCAAATAATATGACAAATGATTATTCAAAACACaaattcaattttgaaaatatgaagtgtAGACAAAGTTATCGATACTAAAATAGCAAATCTaacaaaactaaaaataaatgtCTCTACcaataaatgtatttttttatattagaatTAGTGTTCTTATTCTTATAAGGTATTGCTTGCTTACCAGTTACCACCAACACTATTggtaaaaaattgaatttttaataTCACTGCTTTATATATCAAATTATCTATTTgccattaaaatatttttttggctaaatagctcttttggtccctaacGTTTCACGATTTGGCAAACTTGGTCCCTCCAGGAATTTATTAGATCCCATAGTCCCTCACTTATACCCTCCGTTGCAAAAGTAGTCTGCCGTCCAACTTCCGTCAATTTTCAAACGGCAGACGCTGACTTGGATTAAAACATTGACTTGGCAGGGGGATTGGAGAGAGAAACGGTCCCACACGAGGCACGTGAGTGGCACGTGACACTCCATCTTCCTCAACCCTAATTTAGTAACGTAAGGGTCCAAAAAAGCTCGAGAACAGTGAAAGGGTGACCGACGGAAAAACCTAAGCAATTAAGGAATCGGGGACAGGAGGCGAAGGTGACGACGAAACGCTTTGAAGGGACGAAGTGGACTGTAGGTGAAAAAGAAGACATGGGCGGTTCTCGGAAGAAAGCTACCCCGAAGAAGAACAATGGAGCTCGAAATAAGACTAAATCTCCAGAGAAGGGTCGTGATGGGGGGAGGACCAGAATGTGGATTGGCAGAGTAATTCGAACCCTAAACATGGTGAAGGTGTGGTCCCGGACAGAAGCAAGCAATGGAATGACTATTCTGGGGTACCGATCCCTTGCCTTCAAACTATGTGTCAAGGTGAGTTGTTTAATCACTTCTTTATGTCTTTGTCGTTGTAGATAGTGGGTTGGTgaatgatttcaatgcaaagTTTTGTCCTGTTTGGATGTTGATTGTTGAGTAAAGTAAAGGGTTTGAAACTTTGATTAAATTAGGTTAAATTTGTGGTTGATATTGAATTGAATGATTTATGCGCAGTTTTGTCCTTTTTGGATGTTGATTATTAAATTTGTGGTTGATATGGAATACTTTTGTTCTTGTTTGTAGGCCAACTATTGCTCATAAAATAGACATGCATATACATCATGGAGGTGTTATAAATGACAACTTAATACCACCATTTCAGGGAGGGGCTGTAAACATTGTTGATAAGTGGGACATAGATGAAATTTCATCTATTGATGTTGGTAAAGTAGTAAAGTCCTTTGGATATTACAGATATCATGGATTGTGGTGCACTCACCCTGGGCAAACTTGCAGTTCACTAAGTTCTTTAAACTGTGATGAAGTAGTCAGACAATTCTGCCATGATGTGAAGGGCCATAGTGAAATTCATGTCTATGTGGAGCATATTCCTGAGACTTTTGAAGAAGCACGCTTAGAGATTCTTGATAAGCCtcatgaagatgaggatgatgtAGACATAGAAATCATTGAGGACTTTGACAATGGTGTGCATGTTGTTCCAGATTTTTTCTGTGACAAAGAGAATGACAATGGTGTGCAAGGTGATCCAGAGACTGAGGGCTTTGAAGTTGAAAATGTTAATGATCAAAGTGCTGAAGCTGAAAATGAGAAGGAGCAATCTGCTGAAACTGAAAAGGAGAAAGACCAAACCGGTGAAGTTGAAAATGTTAATGATCAAAGTGCTGAAGCTGAAAATGAGACGGAGAAAACTGCTGAAAAAAGTTGTTAATTATCAAATGCATTTGATAAATAATTGGATTTCTATGTTTTTCCGcactttttttcaaaaaaattgtagAATCAGTTCCATCGGATACCACTAATTGAATGTTGCCTGgtagatttttattttgtaagttcatttaaaaataaacaaagctATTGGTTGATTTAATACTACCTCcaatcctatttataagaagga
This is a stretch of genomic DNA from Lotus japonicus ecotype B-129 chromosome 1, LjGifu_v1.2. It encodes these proteins:
- the LOC130720617 gene encoding serpin-ZX-like, whose translation is MYLLSLPHSNCQILIMASIRIRGMVNKGLQVGRLLSRSQGFRGFYNIPSHLDKTLTSNQTDATLSITKNLFLKEEFQNKNVVFSPLSLYVALSMVAAGSEGPTLNEFLTFLRAKSTDHLNSFTSKVASVVLRDGAHDGGPRLCFSNGVWVEQSLPLIPSYKQLVATDYKATFASVDFKNKAHAVVNEVNLWAEEKTMGLIKNILDPTDFDNLTRLILANAMYFKGAWEEPFAASKTRDHDFQLLNGTSIKAPFMTSKKDQFIGVFDDFKVLRLSYDQGNDDRHFSMYIFLPNANDGLSALVEQVTSESEFLERHLPCQEVKVGDFRIPKFEISFGLDISNVVKEMGLVLPFSEDYADFTKIATPLDEPPLCVSNIVQKSFIEVNEEGTEAAVVTAIQVRCGSLRIRFLPKVIDFVADHPFLFIIREDWSKTILFTGQVLNPLHD